Below is a window of Lacibacter sp. H407 DNA.
TAGAGTCACAGATAACACAGATAGTGCTGATGAAACGGATTTGATTTTGATAAGTTGTATCTTTTTAAATCAGCGTCATCAGCGTTTCTATCAAACAAAAATAAAAATCAACAAATTGAAACCAGATTTTTCAAAATATCACGACGGACTGTTACCGGCCATTATCCAGGATTATAAAACGAGCAAAGTATTGATGCTTGGTTTTATGAACGAAGAAGCATTTGTAAAAACAGAAGAAACAGGCAAGGTTACGTTTTACAGCCGCAGCAAACAGCGCCTGTGGACGAAGGGTGAAGAGAGTAACAATTTTTTATCAGTGAAACAGGTGTTGCTCGATTGCGACCAGGATACATTGCTCATTAAAGCCGAGCCTGCCGGGCCAACCTGTCACACAGGTGCGGATACTTGCTGGAGCGAGAAAAATCACAGCGACGACTTTTTATCGTATTTAGAAGAGATCATTGAACTGCGCCGTAAAAGCAGCGATGAAACGTCGTATGTAAAACAGCTTTTTGGTAAAGGAATCAATAAGATCGCACAGAAAGTAGGAGAGGAAGCAACGGAGGTAATTATTGAAGCCAAGGATAATAACGAAGAGCTTTTCTTAAATGAAGGAGCCGATCTGCTCTTCCACTTTATCGTTTTGTTAAGAGCGAAAAATGTTTCTTTGCAAGACGTTATTTACGTACTCAAACAACGTCATTCACGATAATATGAACAGCAGGTTGATTGCCCTATTCCTCATCTTTACGTCTGTACAGTTACAGGCGCAGCAGGTGTTTTCCATTAAAGGAACCATCAGGGGTGCCAAAGAAAATACTAAAATCAGTGTGCGTTTCGACAGTCAGGAAAGTGAA
It encodes the following:
- the hisIE gene encoding bifunctional phosphoribosyl-AMP cyclohydrolase/phosphoribosyl-ATP diphosphatase HisIE, encoding MKPDFSKYHDGLLPAIIQDYKTSKVLMLGFMNEEAFVKTEETGKVTFYSRSKQRLWTKGEESNNFLSVKQVLLDCDQDTLLIKAEPAGPTCHTGADTCWSEKNHSDDFLSYLEEIIELRRKSSDETSYVKQLFGKGINKIAQKVGEEATEVIIEAKDNNEELFLNEGADLLFHFIVLLRAKNVSLQDVIYVLKQRHSR